A genomic stretch from Planctomycetaceae bacterium includes:
- a CDS encoding CvpA family protein: MLLIIVAILLILGSAVFHWRQGLFNSGIMALLSLLCAAVALGWYEPLARAVLYDSHMVYADALCLMGLFVLPLLVLRIIIDRLISRGIVFNHWVDSIGGALMGVLTGMLAFGVLFVALQMLPWGPSVIDYQPYDSSIDIQGNTDGHDGRQDSLAPLYPDEFVLGLTKMLSGGTLQTQGEWNFGRAHSDLLRELYCARYRVERTGPVKNGSVTEEVTNRYGRLDARRGELQVVSVMECPDEFVKNWYPGDLRHPLLAAPARRGQKLYVVRVKVSRAAAETESGPVAGWWVLPLPHFRLVTDKGEDFYPLGYLAYASLDNLEAAVREATARQWPKPQEWLFVGPAPVSKDLPDRYQRAELSVDRQVGDKQDWLVIDWVFSLPPDKENRPAFMAFRRAAVAPVPKVLSAKEAAAMIASSEFSSTALQRVRPK, from the coding sequence ATGCTTCTGATCATAGTGGCTATCTTGCTCATCCTGGGAAGCGCCGTCTTTCATTGGCGCCAGGGGCTGTTCAACTCCGGCATCATGGCGTTGCTGTCGCTGTTGTGCGCCGCGGTGGCGTTGGGGTGGTATGAACCGCTGGCGCGCGCGGTGCTGTATGACTCGCACATGGTCTACGCCGACGCGTTGTGCCTGATGGGGTTGTTCGTGCTGCCGCTGCTGGTGCTGCGGATCATCATCGACCGCCTGATCTCGCGAGGCATCGTGTTCAACCACTGGGTCGACAGCATCGGCGGGGCGCTGATGGGCGTCCTGACGGGGATGCTGGCGTTCGGGGTGTTGTTCGTCGCCCTGCAAATGTTGCCCTGGGGCCCCAGCGTCATCGACTACCAACCCTACGACTCCAGCATCGACATCCAGGGCAACACCGACGGTCACGACGGCAGACAGGACAGCCTGGCCCCGCTGTATCCCGACGAATTCGTGCTGGGGCTGACCAAGATGCTCTCGGGCGGCACGCTCCAGACGCAGGGCGAGTGGAACTTCGGCCGCGCCCACAGCGACCTGCTGCGCGAGCTGTACTGCGCTCGCTATCGGGTCGAGCGGACTGGTCCGGTGAAGAACGGCAGCGTGACCGAAGAGGTCACCAACCGCTACGGTCGCCTCGACGCACGGCGCGGCGAGTTGCAGGTGGTCTCCGTGATGGAGTGCCCCGACGAGTTCGTCAAGAACTGGTACCCCGGCGACCTGCGCCATCCGCTGCTGGCGGCGCCGGCGCGGCGCGGACAGAAGCTCTATGTCGTGCGCGTGAAGGTCTCGCGAGCGGCCGCGGAAACGGAAAGCGGCCCCGTCGCCGGTTGGTGGGTCCTGCCCCTGCCGCACTTCCGCCTGGTGACGGACAAGGGCGAGGACTTCTATCCGCTGGGTTACCTGGCCTACGCGTCGCTGGACAACCTCGAGGCGGCCGTCAGGGAAGCCACCGCCCGGCAGTGGCCTAAACCGCAGGAGTGGCTGTTTGTCGGCCCGGCGCCGGTGAGCAAGGACTTGCCCGATCGCTATCAGCGAGCGGAGTTGAGCGTCGATCGCCAGGTTGGCGACAAGCAGGACTGGCTGGTGATTGACTGGGTGTTCTCGCTTCCGCCGGACAAGGAGAACCGCCCGGCGTTCATGGCGTTCCGCCGCGCCGCTGTGGCGCCGGTCCCCAAGGTGCTCTCGGCCAAAGAAGCCGCCGCAATGATCGCCTCCAGCGAGTTCTCCTCCACCGCCCTGCAGCGCGTCAGACCCAAATAG
- a CDS encoding ATPase, T2SS/T4P/T4SS family produces MGQVMTAIPNDAYISLLKIGIMLAVVTPWLWTLPWIYHDTRRFYGEGWYWTPAGLASGAAGLVIWLTAGFWVGMFIFPVIAASVVLAYVFWHNGRVSEEFQVTWSTLLARLRSGGKSSHTVVHAVPLLQYVNLYDAADHLVVPRDDQPPAYAQTYNLVQQFLAELVRRRASEADITSGGRAAIVRLVVDGEVVDLSTTLSMDVAASEAVIQFLKGAAGMNIEDRRRPQDGEISVDGLSGRMDVRVSCAGTTGGQRMTFLVVQEALRTNIDELGMSNEVLMRIKDLVGEPSGLIIVSGMPRSGITSTMYSILRQYDPFVKQLVTVEMHPRIDLENITQNAYKDPKQFNATLASVMRRHPDVLLVDRCGDTEGSELVLRSAAERPTLLGLHAGDTFVAMAKWVKVCGSAVTAVKDLRTIVCQVLLRKLCPDCKEGYTPDKQMLVKANLTGMDIDQFYRAHVPKPDATDPAQMIVCPTCGGAGYMGRTAAFEMLDVTDEVRRLVAGGAPVAQIKACARKHKMLYLQEQALHKVVEGVIDVKEVIRATQKTGKG; encoded by the coding sequence ATGGGTCAGGTAATGACGGCGATTCCCAACGACGCGTATATCTCGCTGCTCAAGATCGGCATCATGCTGGCCGTGGTGACGCCCTGGCTGTGGACGCTGCCGTGGATCTATCACGACACCCGCCGCTTCTACGGCGAGGGGTGGTACTGGACGCCCGCGGGCCTGGCCTCGGGCGCCGCGGGGCTGGTCATCTGGCTGACGGCGGGGTTCTGGGTGGGCATGTTCATCTTTCCCGTCATCGCCGCCAGCGTGGTGCTGGCGTACGTGTTCTGGCACAACGGTCGCGTCAGCGAAGAATTCCAGGTCACCTGGAGCACGCTCCTGGCCCGCCTGCGCAGCGGCGGCAAGAGCAGCCATACGGTCGTTCACGCCGTCCCGCTGCTGCAATACGTCAACCTCTATGACGCCGCCGACCACCTCGTCGTCCCGCGCGACGACCAGCCGCCCGCCTACGCCCAGACCTACAACCTCGTGCAGCAGTTCCTGGCCGAGCTCGTCCGTCGCCGCGCCAGCGAAGCCGACATCACCTCCGGCGGACGCGCCGCCATCGTCCGCCTGGTCGTCGACGGCGAAGTGGTGGACCTCTCGACCACGCTGTCGATGGACGTGGCCGCCAGCGAAGCGGTGATCCAGTTTCTCAAGGGCGCCGCGGGCATGAATATCGAAGACCGCCGCCGCCCGCAGGACGGCGAGATTTCCGTCGACGGTCTGAGCGGGCGCATGGACGTTCGCGTCTCGTGCGCGGGCACCACCGGCGGGCAGCGCATGACGTTCCTGGTGGTGCAGGAGGCGCTGCGGACGAACATCGACGAGCTGGGCATGAGCAACGAGGTGCTCATGCGGATCAAGGACCTCGTCGGCGAGCCCAGCGGTCTGATCATCGTCTCGGGCATGCCCCGCAGCGGCATCACCAGCACGATGTATTCGATCCTGCGCCAGTACGACCCGTTCGTCAAGCAACTGGTCACCGTCGAGATGCACCCGCGCATCGACCTGGAGAACATCACCCAGAACGCCTACAAAGACCCCAAGCAGTTCAACGCCACGCTGGCGTCGGTCATGCGCCGACATCCCGACGTGCTGCTGGTGGACCGCTGCGGCGACACCGAGGGCAGCGAACTGGTCTTGCGATCGGCGGCGGAACGGCCCACCCTGCTGGGCCTGCACGCCGGCGACACCTTCGTGGCCATGGCCAAGTGGGTCAAGGTGTGCGGCTCGGCCGTCACGGCTGTCAAAGACCTCCGCACCATCGTCTGCCAGGTGCTGCTGCGCAAGCTCTGCCCCGACTGCAAGGAAGGCTACACCCCCGACAAGCAGATGCTGGTCAAGGCCAACCTGACGGGCATGGACATCGACCAGTTCTATCGCGCCCACGTTCCCAAGCCCGACGCGACCGATCCGGCGCAGATGATCGTCTGCCCCACCTGCGGCGGGGCGGGGTACATGGGTCGCACGGCCGCCTTCGAGATGCTCGACGTGACGGACGAGGTTCGCCGCCTGGTGGCCGGCGGCGCGCCGGTGGCGCAGATCAAGGCCTGCGCCCGCAAGCACAAGATGCTCTACCTGCAGGAGCAGGCGCTGCACAAAGTGGTCGAGGGCGTCATCGACGTCAAGGAAGTCATCCGCGCGACCCAAAAGACCGGCAAAGGCTAG
- a CDS encoding PilT/PilU family type 4a pilus ATPase: MTMGETAPLPQGRPKARLVQFLDAMTQLKASDLHIKANLRPHFRTARALVAAKGKALTAEDVESLAQEMLNADQRLSLAGHGSVDLAYESPGADRFRINMYRQRGLMSIAVRRVTREIPNFKSLNLPPELAKICEAETGLVLVSGPTGCGKSTTIASMLDHINQRRACHILTIEDPIEYVFEDKKAVISQREVGIDVPDYHAAQRDLMRQNPDVILIGELRDLDSFQAALHAAETGHLVFGTVHAATAAQTVGRVLSLFSGENRALIRSALAQNLHAVICQKLLASLSRDYRVVPALEIMLDHAVVRKYIQEGRENELTEVVRTLEREGMRSFSTSLLELIDSDMVAPDEAYAVAPNPEELRMMVRGISNRSNGGMASR, from the coding sequence ATGACGATGGGCGAAACGGCGCCGCTTCCGCAGGGGCGGCCCAAGGCCAGGCTGGTTCAGTTTCTCGACGCGATGACGCAGCTCAAGGCGTCGGACCTTCACATCAAGGCGAACTTGCGTCCGCATTTCCGCACGGCGCGGGCGCTGGTTGCGGCCAAGGGCAAGGCGCTGACGGCAGAGGACGTCGAGAGCCTGGCGCAGGAGATGCTCAATGCCGACCAGCGGTTGTCGCTGGCCGGGCACGGCAGCGTGGACCTGGCGTACGAGAGCCCGGGGGCGGACCGGTTCCGCATCAACATGTACCGCCAGCGGGGGCTGATGTCGATCGCGGTGCGTCGCGTGACGCGGGAGATTCCCAACTTCAAGAGCCTCAACCTGCCGCCGGAACTGGCGAAGATCTGCGAGGCCGAGACGGGGCTGGTGCTGGTGAGCGGACCGACCGGCTGCGGCAAGAGCACGACGATCGCCTCGATGCTGGACCACATCAACCAGCGCCGAGCGTGCCACATCCTGACCATCGAGGACCCGATCGAGTACGTCTTCGAGGACAAGAAAGCGGTCATCAGCCAGCGCGAGGTGGGCATTGACGTTCCGGACTATCACGCGGCCCAGCGGGACCTGATGCGTCAGAACCCCGACGTGATTCTCATCGGCGAGTTGCGGGACCTGGATTCGTTCCAGGCGGCGCTGCACGCGGCCGAGACGGGGCACCTGGTGTTCGGGACGGTTCACGCCGCGACGGCGGCGCAGACGGTCGGACGCGTGTTGAGCCTGTTTTCCGGCGAGAATCGAGCGCTGATCCGCTCGGCGCTGGCGCAGAATCTGCACGCGGTGATCTGCCAGAAGCTGCTGGCGAGCCTGTCGCGCGACTACCGGGTGGTGCCCGCGCTGGAGATCATGCTCGACCACGCCGTGGTGCGCAAGTACATTCAGGAGGGGCGCGAGAACGAACTGACCGAGGTGGTGCGGACGCTGGAGCGCGAAGGCATGCGAAGCTTCAGCACCAGCCTGCTGGAGTTGATCGACAGTGACATGGTGGCCCCGGACGAGGCGTACGCGGTGGCCCCGAATCCTGAAGAATTGCGGATGATGGTTCGCGGAATTTCTAACCGCAGCAACGGCGGCATGGCGTCGCGATAG
- the hisF gene encoding imidazole glycerol phosphate synthase subunit HisF produces MLAKRIIPCLDVNCGRVVKGVNFLNLRDAGDPVEVARRYESEGADELVFLDITASHEARNIIADVVHSTAEQVFMPLTVGGGIRTIQDFRDMLNAGADKVSINSAAVRDPEFITAASRRFGAQCVVVAIDPKRVEVNGSERWEVHVNGGRIGTGLEAVAWAQEVERRGAGEILLTVMDADGMQTGYDIEITRAVAEAVDIPVIASGGAGSPEHIFQVLTAGKADAALAASIFHFGTHTIEATKTYLAQRGVTVRTIAGAAGGKTP; encoded by the coding sequence ATGCTGGCCAAACGGATTATTCCCTGCCTGGATGTCAACTGCGGCCGCGTGGTCAAGGGCGTGAACTTCCTTAACCTGCGCGACGCGGGGGACCCGGTGGAGGTGGCGCGGCGTTACGAGTCCGAGGGCGCCGACGAGCTGGTGTTTCTGGATATCACCGCCAGCCACGAGGCCCGCAATATCATTGCCGACGTGGTTCACTCGACGGCTGAGCAGGTCTTCATGCCCCTGACGGTGGGGGGCGGCATCCGGACGATCCAGGACTTCCGCGACATGCTCAACGCGGGGGCGGACAAGGTGTCGATCAACTCGGCGGCCGTCCGCGACCCGGAGTTCATCACGGCGGCGTCGCGGCGGTTCGGCGCGCAGTGCGTGGTGGTGGCGATCGACCCCAAGCGCGTGGAGGTCAACGGCAGCGAGCGGTGGGAGGTACACGTCAACGGCGGGCGGATCGGCACGGGCCTGGAGGCGGTGGCGTGGGCGCAGGAGGTGGAGCGTCGCGGGGCCGGCGAGATCCTGCTGACGGTCATGGACGCCGACGGCATGCAGACTGGCTACGACATCGAGATCACCCGCGCGGTGGCCGAGGCGGTGGACATTCCCGTGATCGCCTCGGGCGGGGCGGGCAGCCCGGAGCACATTTTCCAGGTGCTGACGGCAGGCAAGGCCGACGCGGCGCTGGCGGCGAGCATCTTTCACTTCGGCACGCACACCATCGAGGCAACCAAGACGTACCTGGCGCAGCGCGGCGTGACGGTTCGCACGATCGCAGGCGCGGCCGGAGGGAAAACACCATGA
- a CDS encoding NACHT domain-containing protein yields the protein MDPYDFEQEVRRLARLRWPQAAMGGAEMVGARERDGIFLTEECVHLLECTTSRSKAKAQHDLKKLFDLYKKYRSSHQDRAIKCWFVTLEEPTAEQRACRKEIKGSPDNLFNVVSFSQFQSALVDARSYLQQRSSHKFGSVYDPRAQNAVSDIGYIEVGLHVENVAEAATIDDLSEALLEGKRFTILGEYGIGKSMTLRELYRRLAKRYELNKTPKFPLYINLREHQGQREPAEIIERHARNIGFDPPSQLVRAWKAGYAILLLDGFDEVSSAGLQGAWRRLRDARSASMAGIRQLIGDGPPKCGIAIAGREHFFDTVDERRRAIGQTGEWYNVRLDEFAETQILALMKQFDIKAEVPAWFPTRPLLLSTLFAGTLRAGAQLNWASLTDPAKGWDFLLTEVTEREARIESGVTGANIRAILESLATVARRKEGGVGPISTADIVGAFESECGFSPTDEALIVLQRLPGLGRDAGIAEDARNFVDRDFADACRAGEVAKFCVDPYGIYGQRLAATQVTLGEVGTALVSHVLSTTGFNAGKLVAAAKAMERMADCGAIAADLFLIAKEMHLSTNTTIRIQGLCFDRIGLEDDGLDLSPYQFSECIVEVLEIPSDIDSSKCPRFDDCLIPEVEGRTGERDLPRDIFNNCTFGSFSGSVLTTSAALDLPIALGARVALTIMKKLFVQSVSGRKENALFRGLAPELRGMVPDVLATLSRHCFVMKSTRGSQPIWLPVRQMRDRVLRIIASPSTTTEPVMIEVRGT from the coding sequence ATGGATCCATATGACTTCGAGCAGGAAGTGAGGCGTCTTGCACGATTGCGTTGGCCGCAAGCCGCTATGGGTGGCGCTGAAATGGTAGGGGCAAGAGAGCGTGATGGGATTTTTCTTACGGAAGAATGCGTCCATTTGCTTGAGTGCACCACTTCACGTTCCAAAGCCAAGGCGCAGCACGACTTGAAGAAACTGTTTGACCTGTACAAGAAGTATCGATCATCACATCAAGATCGTGCAATCAAGTGCTGGTTTGTCACGTTGGAGGAGCCGACTGCGGAGCAACGTGCCTGTCGAAAGGAAATCAAAGGTTCTCCAGATAACTTGTTTAACGTGGTTTCCTTCTCGCAGTTCCAATCTGCGCTTGTTGATGCTCGTTCTTATTTGCAGCAGCGCTCTAGCCACAAGTTCGGTAGCGTGTATGACCCTCGGGCACAAAACGCCGTTTCAGATATTGGTTATATCGAGGTTGGTTTACATGTCGAAAATGTGGCAGAGGCAGCGACAATTGATGATCTATCGGAGGCACTGCTTGAGGGAAAGCGTTTCACGATTTTAGGAGAATATGGAATCGGGAAGAGCATGACGCTCAGGGAACTCTACCGCCGACTTGCTAAGCGATATGAATTGAATAAGACACCTAAGTTCCCGCTGTACATCAATCTTCGTGAGCATCAGGGGCAACGTGAACCCGCCGAGATTATCGAGCGACATGCACGAAACATAGGCTTTGATCCCCCTAGCCAGCTGGTTCGTGCTTGGAAGGCGGGATATGCCATTCTGCTGCTCGACGGCTTTGACGAGGTCTCATCGGCAGGGCTGCAGGGTGCTTGGCGAAGACTGCGCGATGCTCGGAGCGCCAGTATGGCTGGGATTCGGCAGCTCATCGGAGACGGTCCACCCAAGTGCGGAATCGCCATTGCAGGGAGGGAGCATTTCTTTGACACGGTGGACGAACGAAGACGGGCGATTGGCCAGACAGGAGAATGGTATAACGTACGACTTGATGAATTTGCTGAGACTCAGATATTGGCTCTGATGAAGCAGTTTGATATTAAGGCAGAAGTGCCTGCATGGTTTCCGACAAGGCCATTACTTCTGAGTACGCTATTTGCAGGTACACTAAGGGCCGGAGCGCAGTTGAATTGGGCCTCGCTTACAGATCCAGCTAAAGGGTGGGACTTCCTGTTGACCGAGGTCACTGAACGCGAAGCGAGAATTGAATCTGGCGTAACCGGAGCGAATATCCGTGCGATACTGGAGTCTCTGGCGACCGTTGCTCGCAGGAAGGAGGGAGGCGTTGGCCCAATCTCAACTGCAGATATTGTAGGTGCATTCGAGTCTGAGTGCGGGTTCTCACCTACAGATGAAGCCTTGATCGTGCTTCAACGTCTTCCTGGTCTGGGTAGAGATGCAGGAATAGCCGAGGATGCTCGCAATTTTGTTGACCGAGATTTTGCTGATGCTTGTCGTGCTGGAGAAGTAGCCAAGTTTTGTGTTGATCCATATGGAATCTACGGGCAACGCTTAGCTGCCACACAAGTTACGTTGGGTGAAGTCGGTACGGCACTTGTCTCTCACGTGCTGTCAACTACAGGGTTCAACGCGGGCAAATTAGTAGCCGCAGCCAAAGCGATGGAACGAATGGCTGATTGTGGGGCTATTGCTGCTGATTTGTTTCTGATCGCCAAAGAGATGCACTTATCCACGAACACAACAATTCGCATCCAAGGCCTATGCTTTGATAGAATTGGTCTGGAAGATGACGGTTTGGATTTGTCACCCTACCAGTTTAGCGAGTGTATTGTTGAGGTCCTTGAGATCCCGTCGGACATCGATAGTTCCAAGTGTCCGAGGTTTGATGATTGCCTGATTCCAGAAGTCGAAGGTCGAACTGGGGAACGCGATCTACCTCGTGATATATTTAACAACTGTACATTTGGATCATTCTCTGGGAGCGTTCTGACAACAAGCGCAGCGTTAGACCTTCCGATTGCTCTGGGAGCAAGAGTCGCTTTGACTATCATGAAGAAGTTGTTTGTCCAGAGCGTGAGCGGGCGCAAGGAGAACGCTCTTTTCCGAGGACTTGCACCTGAATTGCGAGGAATGGTTCCCGACGTTCTGGCCACCCTTTCTCGGCATTGTTTTGTTATGAAAAGCACTCGCGGAAGCCAACCAATCTGGCTTCCCGTGCGACAGATGCGGGACCGAGTGCTTCGCATCATCGCCTCGCCGTCAACAACAACCGAACCAGTAATGATCGAAGTGCGAGGTACTTGA
- a CDS encoding HD domain-containing phosphohydrolase has protein sequence MKDVSAQQSVMESLDQDLQALRGLLAAGAKLYVSCDRHEMMETILRQARAMTRAEGGSLLLAGAGTLRFVAVQNDVIDTREIARCLLQQEMPISCQSVGGFVATTGRILNIPDTSRLDAGSPFHINRDFDARTGYRTQSMLAIPLQCPDGSCAGVLELINHRDDRGDVAPFPASLNAGVLALASVAAVTVSNEVLQERLRQAHLNTILRLSTVAEFRDDDTGSHIRRVSAVSEIIARAMGLDAAGVALIKYASPMHDVGKVAIPDAILLKPDYLTTDQRQIMQRHTVIGAQILSEPQDEVLSMARDIALCHHERWDGKGYPGGLAAEAIPLAARIVALADVFDAIVNRRCYKAACSLDTALEIVRGDTGRHFAPDVTAAFLASLDETLASYPLLAKSAN, from the coding sequence ATGAAGGACGTTTCTGCTCAACAGTCGGTGATGGAGTCGTTGGACCAGGACCTGCAGGCGTTGCGGGGGCTGCTGGCGGCTGGGGCGAAGCTCTATGTCTCGTGTGACCGTCACGAAATGATGGAGACGATCCTGCGCCAGGCTCGGGCCATGACGCGGGCGGAGGGCGGCAGCTTGCTGTTGGCCGGGGCGGGCACACTGCGGTTCGTGGCTGTCCAAAACGACGTGATCGACACCCGCGAGATCGCCCGCTGCCTGCTCCAGCAGGAAATGCCCATCTCGTGCCAGTCGGTGGGCGGATTTGTCGCCACCACCGGGCGCATCCTCAATATCCCTGACACCAGCCGCCTCGACGCCGGAAGCCCGTTCCACATCAATCGCGACTTCGACGCCCGGACCGGCTATCGCACGCAGAGCATGCTGGCCATTCCGCTGCAGTGCCCCGACGGCTCGTGCGCCGGCGTGCTGGAATTGATCAACCATCGTGACGATCGCGGCGACGTGGCTCCCTTCCCGGCCTCGCTCAACGCCGGCGTGTTGGCCCTGGCGTCGGTGGCGGCCGTCACCGTCAGCAACGAGGTGCTGCAGGAGCGTCTTCGCCAGGCGCACCTCAACACGATCCTTCGTCTCTCGACGGTGGCGGAGTTCCGCGACGACGATACAGGCAGCCACATCCGCCGCGTCAGCGCGGTCAGCGAGATCATCGCCCGCGCGATGGGCCTCGATGCCGCCGGAGTCGCGCTCATCAAGTACGCCAGCCCCATGCACGACGTGGGCAAGGTGGCGATCCCTGACGCCATTCTGCTCAAGCCCGACTACCTCACGACCGACCAGCGCCAGATCATGCAGCGTCATACCGTGATCGGGGCGCAGATCCTGTCCGAACCGCAGGACGAGGTGCTCAGCATGGCCCGCGATATCGCCCTGTGCCATCACGAGCGCTGGGACGGCAAGGGCTATCCCGGCGGCCTGGCCGCGGAGGCCATCCCGCTGGCGGCCAGGATCGTCGCCCTGGCGGACGTCTTCGACGCCATCGTCAACCGCCGCTGCTACAAGGCCGCCTGCAGCCTGGACACGGCCCTGGAGATCGTCCGAGGCGACACCGGCAGACACTTCGCCCCCGACGTAACGGCGGCCTTTCTCGCCTCGCTCGACGAAACCCTGGCGAGTTACCCGTTGCTTGCCAAGTCAGCGAACTAG
- a CDS encoding PEP-CTERM sorting domain-containing protein (PEP-CTERM proteins occur, often in large numbers, in the proteomes of bacteria that also encode an exosortase, a predicted intramembrane cysteine proteinase. The presence of a PEP-CTERM domain at a protein's C-terminus predicts cleavage within the sorting domain, followed by covalent anchoring to some some component of the (usually Gram-negative) cell surface. Many PEP-CTERM proteins exhibit an unusual sequence composition that includes large numbers of potential glycosylation sites. Expression of one such protein has been shown restore the ability of a bacterium to form floc, a type of biofilm.) — translation MNRLFVGVGAAFLVFCTVLPRTAGASILATFTRVSDTVGHVTLEGSFDYSPFWATWGPIQRTSRVSFPMACSAWPTSVDLSNSTVVTSQGYTLVSGTWMALDYYAYEPSNVSNGWHNTFLLYFSGNNSAYDTVSGSVDITLVAGEWAPTNTSWNMYYGYDSTATPCVVTGTYSIVDVPEPMTLAVLGAAGLILLKRRGLSS, via the coding sequence ATGAATAGGTTATTTGTTGGAGTCGGGGCAGCGTTCCTGGTCTTCTGTACAGTTCTGCCGCGTACCGCAGGAGCATCGATCCTTGCGACATTCACGCGCGTCAGCGACACCGTTGGTCACGTTACCTTGGAAGGGAGCTTTGACTACAGTCCTTTTTGGGCAACATGGGGACCTATACAGCGCACCTCGCGAGTCTCTTTTCCTATGGCCTGTTCAGCTTGGCCTACCTCGGTCGACCTCTCTAACTCAACAGTCGTCACCAGCCAAGGCTATACGCTAGTCAGCGGCACATGGATGGCTCTAGACTATTATGCCTATGAGCCATCGAATGTTTCCAATGGATGGCATAATACGTTTCTGTTGTACTTCAGCGGGAACAATTCGGCCTATGATACAGTTAGCGGTTCCGTGGATATCACCCTTGTAGCCGGCGAGTGGGCGCCTACGAACACCTCGTGGAACATGTACTATGGCTATGACAGCACCGCTACTCCCTGTGTTGTCACGGGCACCTATTCAATCGTTGATGTGCCGGAACCTATGACGCTGGCGGTCCTGGGAGCGGCTGGCTTAATCCTGCTGAAGCGAAGAGGCCTCTCTTCCTGA
- a CDS encoding radical SAM protein: protein MAEVILFRAMENYSRALSFFRAPLGLLHLAAALRAAGFSVALIDTGTTDAWQEELSAAIGPETLFAGTGPMTGYQIKGSLEFSRKVKEISRVPVVWGGLHASLLPEQTLDNDLVDVVAVGEGEGVVVDLARGLKSGAALDDVAGLALRRGGKVVRTPPRACVDMDALAQPAYDLVDVEHYVHLRGKVSPRFARCLDLNTDRGCPNRCAFCYNTAFNHRRWRAAGAAKVLAGVDELVGRYDLKSINFVADNFCVDARRVGDICRGLIERRLNLPWHVDMRIDTFLRFDDELLALMRSAGCEELTFGVESGSDAVLGQIRKDITVEQVLAADAKARRLGFVASYHFMLGFPLETRGDVRRTLGLMLRLGRQAHVRMFEPSLYIPYPGTEMFEQCVRMGLRPPQRLEEWIAYDWDSGSKLCWFSAAHKRYLDRAGMLAKLAFTHRRGAAASLVRAWARLRLWTFSRGLDRPSFDVGLLGLLRRLYR from the coding sequence ATGGCTGAAGTCATCCTCTTCCGCGCCATGGAAAATTACTCTCGGGCGCTGTCGTTCTTTCGAGCGCCGCTGGGGCTGCTGCATCTGGCCGCAGCGTTGCGTGCGGCGGGTTTCTCCGTGGCTCTCATCGACACCGGCACCACCGACGCCTGGCAGGAGGAGCTCTCCGCCGCCATCGGGCCTGAGACGCTCTTTGCCGGCACCGGGCCGATGACCGGGTATCAGATCAAGGGCAGCCTGGAGTTCTCGCGCAAGGTCAAGGAAATCTCCCGCGTGCCGGTGGTCTGGGGCGGCCTCCATGCCAGCCTCCTGCCCGAGCAGACCCTGGACAACGACCTGGTTGACGTGGTGGCCGTCGGCGAGGGCGAAGGCGTCGTCGTCGATCTGGCCCGGGGCCTCAAGAGCGGCGCCGCCCTGGACGATGTCGCCGGGCTGGCCCTGCGGCGCGGGGGAAAAGTGGTGCGAACGCCGCCGCGGGCGTGCGTCGACATGGACGCCCTGGCCCAACCGGCGTACGACCTGGTGGATGTTGAGCATTACGTGCATCTGCGGGGTAAGGTCTCGCCGCGGTTCGCGCGGTGCCTCGATCTCAACACCGACCGCGGTTGCCCCAACCGCTGCGCGTTCTGCTACAACACGGCCTTCAATCACCGCCGGTGGCGCGCCGCCGGGGCGGCCAAGGTCCTCGCCGGCGTCGATGAACTGGTGGGGCGGTACGATCTCAAGTCGATCAACTTCGTGGCCGACAATTTCTGCGTCGACGCGCGGCGCGTGGGCGACATCTGCCGCGGGCTCATCGAGCGCCGGCTGAATCTGCCCTGGCACGTCGACATGCGCATCGACACCTTCCTGCGGTTCGACGACGAGCTGCTGGCGCTGATGAGGTCCGCCGGCTGCGAGGAGCTGACCTTCGGCGTCGAGAGCGGCAGCGACGCGGTGCTGGGGCAGATCCGCAAGGACATCACTGTCGAGCAGGTCCTGGCCGCCGATGCCAAGGCGCGGCGGCTGGGTTTCGTCGCCAGCTATCACTTCATGCTTGGTTTTCCGCTGGAGACGCGCGGGGACGTGCGGCGGACGCTGGGGCTGATGCTGCGTCTGGGTCGCCAGGCGCACGTGCGGATGTTCGAGCCCTCGCTGTACATTCCCTACCCCGGTACGGAGATGTTCGAGCAGTGCGTGCGGATGGGCCTGCGCCCGCCGCAGCGCCTGGAAGAGTGGATCGCCTACGACTGGGACAGCGGCTCGAAGCTGTGCTGGTTCAGCGCCGCCCACAAACGCTATCTCGACCGCGCTGGGATGCTGGCGAAGTTGGCCTTCACGCACCGCCGAGGCGCTGCCGCCTCGCTCGTGCGAGCCTGGGCGCGGCTGCGCCTGTGGACGTTCTCCCGAGGCCTGGACCGCCCGTCGTTCGACGTGGGCCTTTTGGGCCTCCTGCGACGATTATACCGCTAG